One region of Elusimicrobiota bacterium genomic DNA includes:
- the lpxA gene encoding acyl-ACP--UDP-N-acetylglucosamine O-acyltransferase translates to MPTKIHPTAVIHPKAQIDKDVEIGPYTVIGDDTRIGSGTYVGPHCIIEFSTIGKNNQFTGAAYVGMPPQDYSYHGEHTRFTMGDSNIIREGVSLHRGSHATNLTSMGSGCMLMANSHVGHDCRLGDNIIMVNSAAAAGHVHIGDRALISGLVGIHQFTRIGKFAMLSGGAMANQDIIPYVIAQGDRAKPVGLNLVGMRRNGISRESIKSIKHVFKTLFFGGLLLKDAIARLRGEKLPPEAALILDFCESSKRGIARPRRDLKALSETAND, encoded by the coding sequence ATGCCGACCAAAATACACCCTACGGCTGTTATACATCCCAAAGCCCAGATAGACAAGGATGTGGAAATAGGGCCTTACACCGTAATAGGCGACGACACCCGGATAGGATCGGGCACTTATGTCGGTCCGCACTGCATAATAGAATTCTCCACCATCGGGAAGAACAACCAATTTACCGGCGCCGCCTACGTAGGCATGCCCCCGCAGGACTACTCGTATCACGGCGAGCACACCCGTTTCACCATGGGCGACTCGAACATTATCCGCGAAGGCGTTTCACTGCATCGCGGCTCACACGCCACAAACCTCACCTCAATGGGCTCGGGCTGCATGCTGATGGCCAACTCCCATGTGGGCCACGACTGCCGCCTGGGCGACAATATAATAATGGTAAATTCCGCCGCCGCCGCCGGGCATGTGCACATCGGCGACCGCGCCCTCATCTCGGGTCTTGTCGGCATACACCAGTTCACCCGCATAGGGAAGTTCGCTATGCTCTCAGGCGGCGCCATGGCCAACCAGGACATAATCCCCTACGTTATCGCCCAGGGCGACCGGGCCAAACCCGTGGGCTTGAACCTCGTAGGGATGAGGCGAAACGGCATATCCCGCGAAAGCATAAAATCCATAAAACATGTTTTTAAAACGCTGTTTTTCGGCGGCCTGCTCCTTAAAGACGCCATAGCCCGCCTGCGCGGAGAAAAACTTCCGCCGGAAGCCGCGCTTATACTTGATTTCTGCGAAAGTTCCAAGCGAGGCATAGCCCGCCCGCGCCGGGATTTAAAAGCTCTCTCTGAAACCGCCAATGACTGA
- the lpxI gene encoding UDP-2,3-diacylglucosamine diphosphatase LpxI (LpxI, functionally equivalent to LpxH, replaces it in LPS biosynthesis in a minority of bacteria.) yields the protein MTDDKIGLISGGGSFPLLFAAEAKKAGRKLFIVGLQGITPKEIEKYAEGTAYFKLGQISGPIEFFKKHGVTKVLMAGSVPHVSIFGGIMPDLRAAKLLFKLKDKKANALLGAVAEELAADGIELVNSATLLEHLLMKPGLMAGRKLSGDSLKCAAFGWKAAKTLAALDIGLTVVLRDRIVLAAEAQEGTDACIKRAGEIFLRLREQGRKGPAMMVVKVARPDQDMRFDLPVVGAPTLRNMKDAGADTLVIEAGKTLILGLEDFLAAAKETGVTVFGAENEQSFGEANSK from the coding sequence ATGACTGATGATAAAATAGGCCTGATATCCGGCGGAGGCTCTTTCCCGCTGCTGTTCGCGGCTGAGGCTAAAAAGGCCGGACGGAAGTTATTTATCGTAGGGCTTCAGGGCATTACCCCGAAAGAGATAGAAAAGTACGCCGAGGGAACCGCTTATTTTAAGCTGGGCCAGATAAGCGGACCTATTGAATTCTTTAAAAAACACGGCGTTACAAAAGTTCTGATGGCGGGCTCAGTGCCGCATGTCTCGATCTTCGGGGGGATCATGCCGGACCTGCGCGCCGCAAAACTGCTTTTCAAACTTAAAGATAAAAAAGCGAACGCCCTCCTCGGCGCAGTCGCCGAAGAACTTGCCGCTGACGGCATAGAGCTTGTAAATTCCGCCACTCTGCTGGAACATCTTCTTATGAAGCCGGGCCTGATGGCCGGCAGGAAACTTTCAGGCGACAGCCTTAAATGCGCCGCGTTCGGCTGGAAAGCCGCGAAGACCCTGGCCGCCCTGGATATAGGCCTTACCGTGGTGTTGCGCGACCGTATAGTGCTGGCGGCCGAAGCCCAGGAAGGCACAGACGCCTGCATAAAACGGGCGGGTGAAATTTTCCTCCGCCTGCGCGAGCAGGGGCGTAAAGGCCCGGCCATGATGGTTGTTAAGGTGGCCCGCCCGGACCAGGACATGCGCTTTGACCTGCCGGTTGTGGGCGCGCCCACGCTGCGGAACATGAAAGACGCCGGCGCGGACACGCTGGTGATCGAAGCCGGAAAAACGCTGATACTCGGCTTGGAAGACTTTCTGGCCGCCGCCAAAGAGACCGGGGTAACCGTTTTTGGCGCCGAAAACGAACAGTCGTTTGGGGAAGCAAATAGCAAATAG
- a CDS encoding lysophospholipid acyltransferase family protein, which translates to MNELLYKRSPAHTLLSWLAWLYIQLIGLTSKISIKGIKNHPGTAIYALWHRQEVLMIYLHRNRSICGLVSKSKDGEYMARILKRFGFTFVRGSTTSGGFMSLRGLIKAARGGYSIAITPDGPRGPVFKVQPGVVYLAQKAGAPLIPVACALSKKKILPSWDHYQFPLPFGRIQAVYGAPFAVAETDDVAAKAAELENILNTLTAEAEELLANECRLKA; encoded by the coding sequence ATGAACGAGCTTCTTTACAAACGCTCACCCGCACACACCCTGCTTTCCTGGCTTGCCTGGCTTTACATACAACTGATAGGCCTTACCTCCAAAATTTCAATAAAAGGCATAAAAAACCACCCCGGCACGGCAATTTATGCCCTCTGGCACCGCCAAGAAGTATTGATGATTTACCTGCACAGGAACCGCAGTATCTGCGGCTTGGTCAGTAAGAGCAAAGACGGAGAATATATGGCCCGCATACTGAAGCGCTTCGGCTTTACTTTTGTCCGCGGGTCCACCACTTCGGGCGGTTTTATGTCGCTGCGCGGCCTGATAAAAGCCGCGCGCGGCGGCTACTCAATAGCCATCACGCCCGACGGCCCCCGCGGGCCCGTCTTCAAGGTGCAGCCCGGCGTGGTATATCTGGCGCAGAAAGCAGGCGCGCCGCTGATACCGGTCGCGTGCGCCCTTTCAAAAAAGAAAATTCTCCCCAGTTGGGACCACTACCAGTTCCCCCTCCCCTTCGGCCGCATCCAGGCCGTTTACGGCGCGCCGTTTGCCGTGGCGGAAACCGACGATGTAGCAGCTAAAGCCGCGGAACTTGAAAACATCCTGAATACGCTCACCGCCGAAGCCGAAGAGCTCCTGGCCAACGAATGCAGGCTGAAGGCTTAG
- the rpsA gene encoding 30S ribosomal protein S1, with protein MNNNNLSDGVEKEENFAEMFNNNSMETDRLEPGQKIEAPIVKITAEWALLQVGGKGEGYLDRKELQDENGNLTVKEGDKVRAYFMFSENGEMRFTTKIGSGPAARAQLEDAWKNGVPVEGTVAKEMRGGFEISISGETRAFCPFSQMGLRREENKESYLGKVLMFEIIECGERNIVLSRKGILGRERQERTAVLKETLKEGARIKGTVTSLQKFGAFVDIGGVEGLLPVSEIAWNRTENVSDILSVGQKVEVIIKSLDWENEKISFSLKDTLPDPWDMAAQNWIPGSYHTGIVSRLVPFGAFVTLGEGVDGLIHISRLGGERRIQHPDEVLKAGQSIEVRVESVDRENKKISLIPADVSREEEETAATLKQYQQRDLSEPQLMGSFGDLIEQQLQKKGKPED; from the coding sequence ATGAATAACAATAACCTGTCTGATGGGGTGGAAAAAGAAGAAAATTTTGCCGAAATGTTTAATAATAACTCTATGGAAACGGACCGGCTGGAACCGGGACAGAAGATAGAGGCCCCCATAGTAAAAATAACCGCGGAATGGGCGCTCCTTCAAGTGGGCGGGAAGGGCGAGGGGTATCTGGACAGGAAAGAATTGCAGGACGAAAACGGCAATCTGACCGTAAAAGAAGGCGACAAGGTCCGTGCTTACTTCATGTTTTCGGAGAACGGCGAAATGCGCTTCACCACGAAAATAGGGTCGGGCCCGGCTGCCCGCGCCCAGCTTGAAGACGCCTGGAAGAACGGCGTTCCCGTTGAGGGAACGGTAGCCAAAGAAATGAGGGGCGGCTTTGAAATCAGCATCAGCGGGGAAACGCGCGCTTTCTGCCCGTTCTCGCAGATGGGGCTGCGGCGGGAGGAGAACAAGGAAAGTTATCTGGGAAAGGTCCTGATGTTTGAAATAATAGAGTGCGGCGAGAGGAATATCGTCCTTTCCCGCAAAGGCATCCTGGGGCGTGAGAGACAGGAAAGAACAGCGGTTCTTAAAGAAACGCTGAAAGAGGGCGCGAGAATAAAAGGGACCGTGACCTCCCTGCAGAAATTCGGCGCCTTTGTCGACATAGGAGGCGTGGAAGGCCTGCTGCCGGTTTCGGAAATAGCCTGGAACCGGACTGAAAACGTGAGCGACATCCTCTCAGTCGGTCAGAAGGTGGAGGTGATAATCAAAAGCCTGGATTGGGAGAACGAAAAAATTTCCTTCAGTCTTAAAGATACGCTGCCGGACCCCTGGGATATGGCCGCGCAAAACTGGATCCCCGGTTCATATCACACAGGTATTGTATCCCGGCTTGTCCCGTTCGGCGCTTTCGTCACGCTGGGCGAAGGCGTGGACGGACTTATACATATCTCCCGCCTGGGCGGCGAGAGGCGGATACAGCATCCGGACGAGGTATTGAAGGCGGGCCAGTCCATTGAGGTGCGCGTGGAGTCGGTGGACCGGGAAAACAAGAAGATTTCGCTTATTCCCGCCGATGTCAGCCGCGAGGAAGAAGAAACAGCGGCCACTTTGAAGCAGTACCAGCAGCGGGATCTATCGGAACCTCAGCTTATGGGTTCATTCGGGGATCTGATCGAACAGCAGCTGCAAAAAAAGGGGAAGCCTGAGGACTAA
- a CDS encoding protein kinase, translated as MRVNFAGKCFFAGLLLISRVPAVFGAELCEGLPGGQSLACADGDSCESFSGGWRCRPWNDARKAYKPKIIDAKGAAPREMPGNRGGACKGGMSLFKPALSSAMNVQGPDAKIHYYTKALALWSPCDGPETKANAYTGRGSAYYLKGEYDRAVEDYSAAIELNPRDAAPYNNRGDVFYMQKQYRRAIADFDAALRVQPDFNDARKTRDSAYQKLEEEKKGRLQRGRPGWLGRLQNISGKPFNAPARRPSNLPPRIQPDVTPVSLRNTAVAGQTATADTQNAQSFSSWSKPSQSLTSPETPVDRAETGRSKAGKPAENDWILYCVAGFFLPAAIFLCVTYLTFKDDHARIRKELQPLATEMNVDIHWMFFGFFMPPESEFHGKLLISLAIYSALGSLAAGFIFFNFPLDNVIKILAGLLISGTVSCVSVLASYSMKAESVRRDDNSGEVQAGQFPPSFHPDKRPFPGETRNLAGPAAKPEPVKSAEPDATSYRSVQISNLMEAGNYKEALETLSRKTTFKIDDADRARLFEIYIRLGDFSRAGNIFESLKGNRLLTENIQHYENLAVLCHEHGETRLARIIHRGLFEALKASVKADENASLYYNLAAFCEQKEDAELARDIFRCMLDAGLGGYKDVSARYGDLKARLLVTVAQPAQNSAAAGQQFTRSGVSLFGKVLDRKYEIKGELGEGGMATVYEGWDRQMARKVAIKKMHSWLKKYPEEHGRFVQEAKIVSRLQHPNIVGVQAIVEQEDEIYLIFDYVDGKTLSDLLKEKGRLPLQECKDIFKGVCGAVHYAHMSNVIHRDLKLANIMLDKNGNAKVMDFGLASELRESLTRVTHQTTSGTPAYMAPEQYMGIVKRESDIYAMGVCLYEMLTGKLPFTVGDIQKQKNEKEFREVSGMLPWLPSGIDELITRAMEPEPSQRFADPMDFFDALNDL; from the coding sequence ATGCGTGTTAATTTTGCCGGTAAATGTTTTTTTGCCGGCTTATTGCTTATCTCCCGCGTCCCGGCTGTTTTCGGGGCGGAGTTGTGCGAGGGACTTCCCGGGGGCCAGTCCCTCGCCTGCGCGGACGGCGACTCCTGCGAGTCCTTCTCCGGAGGGTGGAGGTGCCGTCCGTGGAACGACGCCCGCAAAGCTTATAAGCCTAAAATAATAGATGCGAAAGGAGCCGCCCCCCGGGAAATGCCGGGGAATCGCGGCGGCGCCTGCAAAGGCGGGATGTCGCTCTTCAAGCCCGCGCTTTCTTCCGCCATGAACGTTCAGGGCCCGGACGCGAAGATACATTACTATACCAAAGCGCTCGCCCTTTGGTCGCCCTGCGACGGCCCTGAAACCAAAGCCAACGCCTACACAGGCCGCGGCTCGGCCTACTATCTAAAGGGGGAATACGACAGGGCCGTTGAGGATTACAGCGCGGCCATCGAGCTGAATCCCCGCGACGCCGCGCCGTACAACAACCGAGGGGACGTTTTCTACATGCAGAAGCAGTACAGGAGAGCTATAGCGGATTTTGACGCGGCCCTCAGAGTGCAGCCGGATTTTAACGACGCGCGCAAGACCCGCGACTCCGCGTATCAAAAACTTGAAGAGGAAAAGAAGGGCCGCCTGCAACGCGGCAGGCCGGGGTGGCTGGGCCGGCTGCAAAATATCAGCGGAAAGCCATTCAACGCGCCGGCCAGGCGTCCTTCCAACCTGCCGCCCCGGATACAGCCGGATGTCACACCCGTCAGCCTCCGGAACACGGCCGTTGCCGGTCAGACCGCAACAGCGGACACGCAAAATGCGCAAAGCTTCTCCAGCTGGTCCAAACCCTCCCAAAGCCTCACCTCCCCGGAGACGCCAGTCGACCGGGCTGAAACCGGCCGTTCGAAAGCCGGCAAACCAGCCGAAAATGACTGGATACTTTATTGTGTTGCGGGATTTTTTCTGCCGGCGGCTATATTCCTCTGCGTCACATACCTGACTTTCAAGGACGATCACGCCAGGATACGGAAAGAGCTGCAGCCCCTGGCGACAGAAATGAACGTGGACATACACTGGATGTTCTTCGGCTTTTTCATGCCTCCGGAAAGCGAGTTCCACGGCAAGCTTTTGATAAGTCTGGCCATATACTCGGCGCTGGGTTCACTGGCCGCCGGTTTTATTTTCTTCAACTTCCCCCTGGATAACGTGATAAAAATACTGGCCGGGCTGCTGATCTCGGGCACCGTCTCCTGTGTAAGTGTTTTAGCCTCTTATTCCATGAAGGCCGAATCGGTCCGCAGGGACGATAATTCAGGGGAAGTTCAAGCCGGCCAATTTCCCCCAAGTTTCCACCCGGACAAAAGGCCCTTCCCCGGGGAAACGCGCAATTTAGCCGGGCCCGCAGCCAAGCCGGAACCTGTAAAAAGCGCGGAGCCGGACGCCACTTCTTACCGCTCCGTGCAGATCAGCAACCTCATGGAGGCCGGAAACTATAAGGAAGCGCTTGAAACTCTTTCCCGGAAAACCACGTTTAAGATAGATGATGCGGACAGGGCCAGGCTCTTCGAAATATATATACGCCTCGGGGATTTCTCCAGGGCAGGCAACATCTTTGAGTCGCTCAAAGGGAACAGGCTGCTTACGGAGAACATCCAGCATTATGAAAACCTGGCCGTCCTTTGTCATGAGCACGGAGAAACCCGCTTGGCCCGTATAATTCACCGCGGCCTGTTCGAAGCCCTGAAAGCGTCCGTTAAAGCGGACGAGAACGCCTCCCTGTATTATAATCTGGCGGCATTTTGCGAGCAGAAGGAAGACGCGGAACTCGCGCGCGATATTTTCCGCTGCATGCTGGACGCCGGCTTAGGCGGCTATAAGGACGTTTCCGCGCGTTACGGAGACCTGAAGGCCAGACTTCTGGTTACCGTCGCGCAGCCCGCGCAGAACAGCGCGGCCGCAGGACAGCAATTTACCCGCTCCGGCGTTTCGCTTTTCGGCAAGGTGCTTGACAGAAAATACGAGATAAAAGGCGAACTCGGAGAGGGCGGCATGGCCACGGTCTATGAAGGCTGGGACAGGCAGATGGCCCGGAAAGTGGCCATCAAAAAAATGCATTCCTGGCTCAAAAAATATCCCGAGGAACACGGGAGGTTCGTGCAGGAAGCCAAGATAGTCAGCCGGCTACAGCACCCGAACATCGTGGGCGTGCAGGCGATAGTGGAACAGGAAGACGAAATATACCTGATATTCGACTATGTGGACGGCAAAACCCTGTCCGACCTGCTGAAAGAAAAAGGGCGTTTGCCGCTCCAGGAATGTAAAGATATTTTTAAAGGCGTGTGCGGAGCGGTCCACTACGCCCACATGAGCAACGTCATCCACAGGGACCTGAAGCTTGCCAACATCATGCTGGACAAGAACGGCAACGCCAAGGTGATGGATTTCGGGCTGGCGAGCGAACTGCGTGAAAGCCTCACGAGAGTGACCCACCAGACCACGTCCGGAACGCCCGCCTATATGGCGCCCGAACAATATATGGGGATAGTCAAGCGGGAATCCGACATTTACGCCATGGGCGTATGCCTTTACGAGATGCTGACGGGGAAGCTCCCTTTCACCGTAGGGGATATACAGAAGCAGAAGAACGAAAAGGAGTTCCGCGAGGTCAGCGGGATGCTGCCCTGGCTGCCGAGCGGAATTGACGAGCTTATAACCCGGGCGATGGAGCCGGAACCGTCGCAGAGGTTCGCCGACCCGATGGATTTCTTCGACGCCCTTAACGATCTGTAG